A genomic segment from Glycine soja cultivar W05 chromosome 20, ASM419377v2, whole genome shotgun sequence encodes:
- the LOC114402450 gene encoding uncharacterized protein LOC114402450 has protein sequence MSQQQNQNLPAVSQSLLQQTVSGADVKPFSIRQYVIASRHINILHNWPFHEKHLQLCLNHGLKEVLPPFGRQTSPAESLQGCSNLMQSLDDNDNKEADFCKAEVPHLIDDDHPQSTNNECVYKVTNHTSAHEEASHSNQLNCSISDNLSQPAANTCTLPSSTHASKSLPSSKAVKDKRKRRKWRCKKRSMVDILAVARHTTLEEIHRMNKFYYAETVIKGCQQTVPHENISRSEVVGLDSCRKAGSEDHGVANVDMTPKGPLLLKFKLNGCNVNRNFKLSIN, from the exons ATGtctcagcagcaaaaccaaaACCTACCTGCGGTTTCGCAATCTCTGCTACAACAAACGGTTTCTGGAGCTGATGTTAAACCCTTCTCAATAAG ACAGTATGTAATTGCTTCTCGTCACATAAATATCCTTCATAACTGGCCATTTCATGAGAAGCACTTGCAATTGTGTCTTAACCATGGTCTCAAGGAGGTGTTGCCACCATTTGGACGCCAAACTTCACCTGCTGAATCACTCCAAGGTTGTTCCAACTTGATGCAATCACtagatgataatgataataaagaAGCTGATTTTTGCAAAGCTGAAGTGCCACATCTCATTGATGATGACCACCCACAAAGTACTAACAATGAGTGTGTCTACAAAGTCACCAACCACACTTCAGCACATGAAGAGGCAAGTCACTCAAATCAGCTTAACTGCAGCATTTCTGACAATTTATCTCAACCAGCAGCAAACACATGTACCCTCCCAAGTTCAACTCATGCTAGTAAGAGTTTGCCATCATCCAAGGCAGTGAAAGATAAACGCAAAAGGCGTAAATGGAGATGTAAGAAACGCTCAATGGTGGATATTTTAGCTGTGGCACGGCACACTACATTAGAGGAGATCCATAGGAtgaacaagttttattatgCTGAAACTGTGATTAAAGGATGTCAGCAAACGGTGCCTCATGAAAATATTTCCAGGTCTGAGGTAGTGGGTTTGGATTCATGTAGAAAAGCTGGGAGTGAAGATCATGGTGTAGCTAATGTTGATATGACACCAAAGGGGCCATTGCTTCTTAAGTTCAAGCTCAATGGATGTAATGTAAATAGGAATTtcaaattaagcataaattga